The sequence AATTGCCTGGAGTGCGCTGTTGAGCTCAAAATTAACATATCCGCACAAAAGAGTAgtgtttcaaatttaaaaattcaGACGTTTGCAAGTAAATTTTAATATCAGAACTGTGTTTCCATTATCATAgtgttgttgtattttatgaCAATTCTTTTAACGTAGTGAGTTAGTGTATCGAATTTGTAAATAAAGTAGCTCCTGTTTTGAAAACATCTTTGgactttcatttaaaacactTGGCAACAAAAACTCCAGTTCCAGtcatatctttttattttcttacaaCAAAAGAATTACATTAAGCCAAACTCGCAAGTGGCAATtacatatattaaaaaaaaaaaaatcaaaataaaagcgcACACAAACTATATGGTCAATCCGGTACCGTTCTATTAAATCGACCCTAAAAAAAACCTCAGGTTTTCATTTGGTTATAAATCTTTGTGATCAAACCTGAGTTGTGGTCTTAGAAAAGTAACATTATCAGGTTCAACGACTACCAATGCAGAAATTCATTGAATTTCATcttaaatgtaatatattacAGTAATGCATTACCCCCCTTCGCTGTTATATACCAGAAGGTAGCAATAGTGAgtgctgaaagaaaaaaaaagttagaatTTAAACAATTGTTGCTGATATCCAAAAGTGGACTTGGTCACATCAGCTGGATGGAACTCAGCAGCACGTGCCACACTTCCAGCCACTTGATGCGTTGCAGGTCCTTAAATTGATGTTCCAAGCCCAGCTGGACATTGTCATCCAAGGTCATATTGAAAGTGTTGTTGCCACATCGAATGACAATCTGGATGGTGACAAGACAGCTGGGTCAGTAAGCATACTTCAGTTAGTCAATATTTTCTACAGGTTAACCCTGGGAATATAGTATTTAGGATTTTTTGACAGGTCAAAGCGGGAACAAGTGCAGATCTTCACATTAATTTGATTGATGACCTTGAAGTTGTGTCCGGGTCCAAACTTGTGGTGTTGAGAAGCGTTCACGGTCTTTTGGGCAGTTTTGTTGTCCGCTCGGGAGTTGACCTCAGTGGTTTTGTTTCCAAAGTGGAAATTCAGTTGAAGCGCTGTCACGTTGTCTTCTTTGCCCAGAAGCAGCTTGACGATGAGCCTGCAAATGCACTGTTGCAATAACGTCCTTTGagtggaaagaaaatattacCTCTCTGCATTGGAATCGGCTTGTCCTCTGATGACAATGCCGCGATTCACACTGAGACCGTCGTTGAGTTCAGCTTGGAATGCACCATCCTGTGCAATGGAGAAAATGCATGCAGCTcaacttttttccaaaatccCCAATAAAGTTGACTTTGCTCACTTTTGTTGCATGTTTTGaatagaaaggaaaaaaaaacaccaatgcCAAGTTGACGTTAGATGTTTCCTCTTTAAGCATTCACGGCGCAAACAACTCACCGGGTTGGGAAACACGCCGAGCAGGCACGAGCACGTGTAGTCATTCGAGGCACACGATGtggactgattgattgatattttGCAGATCTCCGGTGCCAAAATGGTTTGCGGCACGGCGGTGGTTTTCAATATAGTTGGAAGGGTAGTGTGACCAGGGGCAGTGGAAGCACAAGGAGGACAGGTAGGAGGAGAGTTGGTAGTGGTGGATATTGGAATGGCAGGAGGACCAGGACGATAACAAGGAGGACAAATACATGTGTCTGCAGGGACACAATCCATGTGCACATTTAGACATTCCTGAGTTGCTAATCATGCAGCCACAATCAACAAAGTGTAGACAAACCCAAGGTAAGCTTGCACATGAATGTCGTTACTTCGTGACAGTCCATGACTTTCAACTTGTTGGTTGAAAACCGTAGTGCAACGCATTGCGGGCCGTCCCACCTTTTGGGTGTCTCGACTTTACTCCAGTccctgaaacaaaacaagcagtTAAAGATGCAAAATAAGTGAGCAGGAGGACCAATTCAATGATGCGGCCTTTGAAGATCACAAGCTTTGTCGTGCTTTCTTCTGACTAGAAGGACACTTACTCGTGGGAGTAAGTACTTCCATCGctccatttccattcattggTATTGTTATTACGGGACAAACCGGTCCAGTAATGCCATCTTAGACGGCGTAACTTCAGCCACGCCTGCAAAAGGAAGAGACAGAGATAACGATAGAGAAGATGGAGAGTGTATGTTAAGATCAGTGTTGAGTGCGTGTGCTCGTGTGTACGCAAGAGGAGTCACCAGCTCAGCTTTGTCCCAAATGCTAAGCAGGTGGCCTCCGCGTAACATGCAAGCGGCTTCAGCATTACTCCACGTGTCCGCGcccaaatttattttgtaacaaCCGCTCCTGTGCTGCCACCAGTCCATCGGACAGGTGGAGATCCCTACGACAACACCAAACAACAATGATGACAGTCACGACAACATCCAGCATGTGACCTCTTTTGCTGcacatatataatatttacTAACCGTTGCAGGTCCAACACAGGCCAGGAATGAATAGCAGCATCGCGGCAACTGGCGGGCTCATGTTCGGGCCGGCGCCTACTCAGACGATAacaaaaaagcagcagcacacAACTGACGAGAAGGGTAACACAGCGGTGTGTGACTACTGCCAGCTCCTCCTGTCCCACAAACATGCCATGTCACAGAAGACTCAAAGAAGTGATGCTCTTTTTGTGCTTTGAATGCTTTGTGTATACGTGCAATGACATTTTAGAGCCTCCATGAAGCAAGTGCtttatgatggaaaaaaaactttcatctGGAAATGATGTCTGCTGAACGCATCACAACAAAGCAGACAGAAAAAAGGAAGACATGCACTAAATCCACTAATAACACATTCGCCAGCTGAAaggttgaaagaaaaatagagCTCAAAATGAATGGCAACTAATTCAATGAAATGATCAAGTACAGTTGATAACATGTGAAAATCCGCAAAGTAGTGTCACCTTCTTACAtttttgtgtatcaataagtgtatattaaaccttataagtgcatattttatcattagaacattaaataatagtttcaaacaacaaataaatactatgacatacagaaaataatgtataaataatataaacatgatacacgtgtgtgtgtgtgctgacgCAAGCTGGTGACGGCACGCTTTGAGGCAGTTTCCTAAAAACCTGGATTCTGGCAGCTTCTTGCAGTTGTAAAAACATGTCAGTCGTAATTTGTAATTGTTTCATTTAAGCAAGAACCACTCATCAGATAGtggatgtatttatttgtaatagCCAAGGAATGACAATGACTGAGCACAAAGTCAATTGACCAAACAACACACAGatgcaaatatttacatttatctTCCCTGTCTCCC is a genomic window of Syngnathus acus chromosome 15, fSynAcu1.2, whole genome shotgun sequence containing:
- the LOC119134768 gene encoding galectin-4-like, which translates into the protein MDCHEVTTFMCKLTLDTCICPPCYRPGPPAIPISTTTNSPPTCPPCASTAPGHTTLPTILKTTAVPQTILAPEICKISINQSTSCASNDYTCSCLLGVFPNPDGAFQAELNDGLSVNRGIVIRGQADSNAERLIVKLLLGKEDNVTALQLNFHFGNKTTEVNSRADNKTAQKTVNASQHHKFGPGHNFKIVIRCGNNTFNMTLDDNVQLGLEHQFKDLQRIKWLEVWHVLLSSIQLM